GAAATGGCCAtaatattaagtttaaaaatgatacaaaattattcattcattacTATTttaactaccgtattttgccatgtataatgcgcacttctttgcccagatttttgagggaaaaataaggatgcacattgtacatgggtagtacctgaaataccttgtatctgttcttgtgttttgtaattgtttattacataaaatttcttatatcataatatgttcaaaaataaatgctaaattcCTTTATACAGCAAAaagcaagtatctaaatataaatagaacaagaaaaaatatataaaataataaaaaatataaataaataaacaattgatttaaaaaattaaaatgaaagatatttttcctgaaagtttgggccaaaaacgtgggtgcatgTTATACATGGGAACATgctatacacggcaaaatatgctATCTGTGATGCATATGGTTGACAACTGGAAGAAAGTAGGTGTAGTAAAAGATGTTGTGACAGAGTGATAAAATGATGAGTGATTTTCAGCCTCCCCATCCCCCGATACTATTTCCCAATGCTCTATAATGATGTGAGTCTCCCTGATCCATAGTGAGTCCGGAAGCAAAGTATTCAGCAAAGACTTCCTAATCATAACCCATTGGTAAAGTTGGATAAAAATAGTAAGATAAATTCAGTCTAATCATTTTTCAACACCTCCAACTCCCCTTCCTCATCATTGGGCACATTTGGGGGGTAGAGAAAAGTAACACGGTTCAAAAACTTCCAAACAGactcttttaaaatactgatttcaTAGCAGCTCCCAACAAGCTGTGATAAAGGAAATTTAATGGACAAGATACCACTTTAACCCTCATTTCAAGAAACCTTTATTAAACAAACAATGCCACCAAAAACCCCCACCAcacattcattttttccccatttttgtgTTTGTCTAAAACCGGAGTCTGACAAACTAGCAGGAACAGAGAAACTCCTGATGAGGCAGCAGCTTCCTCATCAACGGGCATTCATCCCACTTGACAAGCAAAGCCCAATGGAATGTTGTCCAAAAAAtgcttattctctttccacctcatCTCTCTTTGGCTTAATTGTTGCTGATCCTGTGCTCCAGTTCCCCTCATCTGAAACTCCTTTGTCCTTTCGTAATTAAATTAACATCCAATTTTGGCATCTCAacctttttctgtttcctattctAAAAGGCCTACACAatcaaatgaaagaaagcaaagcaagtAAATAACTccaataaaattataacaaaaacaaGTAAGTGAATTTTGTTTTATCCTTGCTGTCATTCTGTCTGTGAATAGATAAAAGCCTAATTCATGAATGCTACATTTAGACTATAATATTATTGAGAATAACCTCTATTGATTAAGTACAGAAACCATAATATCATGAGAGTATTTATTACCTTTATGACTCTAGAGAtcagtttaaaatttaaatatattacactGGCTAAAGATAATGTTTATCTCTACAAAGTTTATTTACTTAccataatttcttcattttgaagCTGCCCCTCTGTGTGTACTAGATCTAAAACATAAGTTTAACAGAAATGAGTTAGGGCTCAAGTACATGAGGATCTGCTACTGAAATTTATGTTCAGCACAACATGATGTCTGCTAAACTACAGTTAACTCAGATTCACCAGTGTCCTGGGGTTGAAATTTAACATACAAATAGAGATATCTGATATAAGAAAGTATGAAAGATAAACTATTTATGAGCCATAAAATATCTCTAGTGACTATAAACATATggaaaaccaaatggaaattacGGTAAAGGAATATAAAGTGAGGgattaataaaatgtgaaaatccCTTTCAAGGGTCGAGCTACTAACTGCAATTGCAAGCCTGAGAGGAGCCGTTTTATTGTTCCCACAGGCAATGGCTAGAGCTCAGTTTGTCCCAATACATTTTTACTCTGATGCAGAATGATGCTACCCATGAGTCGATCTTCTCTGGTATCCAACTTTAGAAAACCTTTACTCATATGATTTTAGGACAGGTTAGCTTATTTGGTCATGAGTTAATAATATCAAACATTCTTTTGGAAACATGAAATATTGGTATAATAAGAAATACTGacattatttagaaattaatttcacttgtatGAAAATAgtgtacataattttaaaaggcacATACTATACAAAGGGAAGTCTCTGGGGAGTAAGATTATGTATgactttccttctgtttcctaaCCTCTCTCTGAGGTCATGAAAACCAGGAATCCTCTGCTTGACCTCTCCTGTCCTCCAGTCCTGCTCCCTACAGGTACATAAACATTTTCAATCCTTTAAACTTTTCCCCTTGGAATTATACTACGTTTATActccttttcttgttttaataattttttactgaCTTTATATTACGGTTGGTGAAAATTTAGGTCTCTTAAACTAatatcctcttcctcctcctccagtaACTTGTCCCTCCTGCCATCCTCTCAATTTTGAAATCAACACTAGATGTCTACATTATTGTTTATATGCATGTTATTTGCTGCTGAAATAAGTAACAAATTATGATCACATTTTCTTATTCGACTCCTCCTTAACCACAAGTCAATGATAACgtctttttccatttgtttagttttttaattatgaaatattagaaaatttcaaacaaacaTAAAAGCAGACAGAACACAACTCCTATATATAACTCGTCATCTAGATTTTGCAGTTACTAATATTTCACCATACTTGACTTGTCTCATATCTTTTTTTTACTAAAGTGCTTTAAAATGAGTCTAAGACAACATATTTCACTTCCAAGTATTTGATTATCCATCTCTAAATAATAAGGATATGTTCTTACATAACCGCAATACCTTATCACgctaacattaaaaataatgcattaagccctggctcatgtggctcagttggttggagcattggccTGTAATCAAcggattgcaggttcgattcccagtcaggacgcatgcctaggttgtaggttcatcCTGGTCTGGGCGCatatccctggtctgggcacgtatgggaggcaaccaactgatgcttctctcttgcatcaatgtttctcttcctcccttgccctctcccttcctctctctctaaaaacaatgaaaaaatgtcctcgggtgaggattacaaaaatgCTTTATTATCACACAGTACCCAGTCTATATTCAAATTTTCCCATTGCCCCCAAAATGTCTATTTGTAGTTGATTTATTCAAATCAGCACTGTCTCTGTTAAATTTGAGCTGCTTTCTCTCCCTTGTGCACATGTTTTTCCCATGCCATTGGCTTATAGAAGAGACCAGGTCAGTTGTCCTGTGCAATGTCCCACATTTTGTCATCTCGCTTCTCATGGTTTCACCTAATTTGTTCCTCTAATCTGCCTATTTCCTATAGCTTGGAAATTAAAGCTAAAGGCTTAATTATATTCAGGGTTTGAGGCCTTCATCAAATGTCTGGTGATCTTTGGCTGTCTTTTGTTACTTATGAATACATCATTTGAAAACTACGTGCATGAGCCAGGCTCGGTGAATAGTGGACTTCAATGGGGGGACTGGGAAATGAGCTAGTCTTTGTCCACATCCACAGACCTTTTTTCTGGGGCCATtcactttctccaaaaataaatcctCTCATCTCCTGGCTCGGGCTGTATTCTTGGTTGCTGTCATAAACCACAAAGCACAGAAGGAGTTCCTACTATTCAGTATTTAGGCTTCTACCTAAATCCCTGTTTTCACCTCCATGTCTCATTCACTCTCCCAACTATGCCTGGTCTCCCTGAGTTCTGAGCCTAAACATTCAATGTGCCTTGGGGAGAACAAAGTCATCTCTTGGGGTGGTTTATGCGAGGAAGGAGTGGTCACCTAGCTTTTGGCAGTGAGAGAAACTATCTAGGGTCCAACAACTCTGTATATTGATATTCAACTAATGAccctttttttctggtttatgTCTCACTCACACTTTGTTACCATTTGCCTTCAAGTTCTACATGTATCTGGGGGTCTGTTGGGCAAATTGGCTTGCTTCTCCTAAATTTTCTCCTTGGCAGGCACTTAGGCTATAACCTATACCCTTCAGCTACAGAAGTTACTTCTCCATTTGTATCTTCCCTTCCATAATATATATTGATCTCTCACATCTGCTTTGGTCTCctgctttttggtttgtttatttttttgtccttttaaggTTTATgcctcttttcattcctttactaTTATTTTCACAGTATTTTGGAAAGGAAATGAGATAGACACAGGAAGGCAATATGAGTTTAATTGGAGGCTACAAATTCTGCTGCAAAGAAATCCAAAAACTAGTATTTATTGTTTGTCTGCCACATGGCAGACGTTTTGTTCACAAaaaccataaatggtaggtatcatctccatttttcagataaggattcagaaactcagaaaaattaagtaacgTTACCAATTACACAACCAGTAAGTAAAGAAGCAGTCTTATATTCAAACCTGGGTTTTTCTAGGCTGTAAATATGTCACAGGAGTCATGCAGGTCATCATTTTTCACCTAAATGCAGACTGACTGGAAACACAGAGTCAAAGGCAACCGTCGTCTCCCTCGCACTCAGAACAACGCTGGTGAAACAAGCACATACCTCTGTCGATCCACTGCTCAAAATCGACCGGCTCATTAGACGTGCTCTTCTCAATCCTCAAAGTGCGCACTGGCATtgtaaataaacaaagtaaatgatGTATTAATTATCGAACGGATCCCATGTCATTATCCCTATattcctgtttttcctttaagACTGTCAGGATTGGTGAGACTGCACAAAGAACTGGGGTCAGGAACACCACGTTCAAAAATCACTCACTCACCCTGTCTCCGTAAGTCCCTATGGGGAAATGCAGTCTCACGTCACTGTAATCTTGCAAGTGTGTgcaaacacacaacacagtgctAGGGGAGCCTTTTTGAATTTGGTATCATACAGatatttttgtatatgaataTTTGTAGTCTTGGgcatacatttttatctttagggagaacttactatgtgtcaggcacactTACTCATTCACTCTTGACTACAGCCTTATGAGAAAAGTATCGTTCACCTACTTTACTGATGAGAAAGCAGGCTTAGAGAAATCGGGCAACTCAGAGATGTTAGGCAAAGTGTTCAATGATAAAGAGTTAGCAAGTGCCAGAGCTGAAATTCAAACCTGAGGtctgtctgaccccagagcctCTATAAGGAATGACTGAAGAGAGACAATAGGAACGCAGTCACCTTCCTTCTGCACTGTTTTTTCTCCATACCCTTGACCCAGCTTCAGCTCCCCCAGAtccattctttccctcctctgttcCCTGGGGAGATGAGCGTTGTTCCCTCACTTGCCCTCTGGCTACTGGTCAGATCTGGccaaggggaggggctgggaggacaCCGGAGAGCAGTGGGGAAGTGAGGTCAGGTTGTTTTTTCTCCACTCCCTTCCTGCTTCAGGGCCACGTCTTTGACAGTGGTTGTGTCCCTTCAGGATTACCGCTCCTGCCAGGCAGGCCCTCATTTACAGGCTCCAGCTTTCACGGGGCTCCCATAACACTATTTCCCCCACCGGGCCCAGGGGTGGTAATGACTTCCCGCTGTAGCCAGTTTCTGGGCGTCTCACCATCCCTGATTTATTCTCTTAAGTCAGAACATAATTTTGTAAGTAGTCCCATCAATAAAATCTCTTCATTTGAACCATCTGGAATGTATTCTGTTTCCTGCCACAATTCTGTCTGATATACTTTATCCTTACATAAACATAAGACAGGATTAGAATGATATTCCAATGGGAGATTTCCCCCCTAAATCCCTCAGAAAATGTCATTATTAACAGAAGAGTCAAAATTATCCAATGCAAATAATCAGGGTTATCAGATATTCAGAAAGAATTTGACAGAGAACCCCAAGCCAAATgaatctttaataaatatatcaagGAACCTAGCGTTCTGGCAAGCTGGCTTCTTATGTTCAAATAGGGTCTTTTGCCAAAGACTTTCACATAGCAAATTGCATGGAAATTATTATGTGCTTTGGAAGGGTTTCAAATCTGCAGTTTCATGGAGTCTAACTGTGCTCAAGGCAGTTAAGCCACGCTCCTCACTCTCCCACCTCAATAATAAAGCTGGATTCCATGCTGCAAAGAAACATTAATGCTTGCCAGAGTTTACATATGTGCCCTCTGCccatggaaaaattttaaaattatgaaaattaatgtaTGATTTGCTTACCAAAGTAACTTCGGATTATAAGCTTTtcaatttttatgtgtttgtgaaaacaaataatgaactCCTGGGGAAACATTCCTGTGGTAgtccaaaatgtttctggatTCCTATCGTTAAtttgtaaaaaagagagagaaaaatagtcaaataaaaattaaacattcacaACATTCTAGTgaataagtactttaaaaaaataaacaagcccTGGATTTTTACAGTCCTTTTCTAACCATTCATTCTGCCTCTAATCTTTCCCCAACTTTcataattcttctttttctactaccatatatattctttaaaaacagaaattatgtCACTCCTGTCTAAAACCTTCAGTGGCCCCTTATTGTCTATAAATCTAAATGCCTTAGTATGGCATTTTATGACTCTGTAAATAATTATCTGGTCCCATCATTAAAATACTATATCGTGGCCCATCACACTATCAGCTCCCATTACTGTACTCACACGGGGCCAGTTAAAATGCTGCAAACACATCATGCAGACTCATGCTCCCGGGTTTTAATACTTATGTAATAAATCCcaaagtacaatttttttttcctattaagtgGTCAATTGTCtttcaaaaaacttaaaataaaaaaggttgttttttatattatctaAATAGTTACCATTTCCAATGAACTTAATTTCTTCCTGTAGGTTTGAATTTCCATCTAGTATTTTACGTTTCAACCTACAGAACTTCCTTTGACAGTTCTTGTGATGCAGGTCTACTTGTGATGAATATGTCTTTATTGTATCcttatttttgaaggatattttagCTGGATACAAAATTCTGCATTGACAAGCTTTTTGGGGGTAGGGGAGTCTCTCTTTTTCAGCATTAAATAATATTGTTCCATTGTTACCTGGATCTCATTGTTTATAATGCAAAGTTAGCTATCACTGGTACTATTGTTCCTctgtatttaatgtatttttttcttctagctattaaaattttttctgtatatttttagcaGATAATGATATGGTCTCTTTGTATTTATCCTGCTTAGGATTTGCTGAATTTCCTGGATCTGTaagttagcattttaaaataagattggGGAAATCTacccaaaaagtagaaacaacccagatATCTATGAGCTCATAAATGAgtaataaaatgtgttatatacaTACAATCAAGTCTCATTTGGCAATACAGAGGAATGAAGCACTTAGATGCACTGTAACATGGGTAAAGCTTGAAAACAtgtaactgaaagaagccagtcacaaaagaccacatatgtCTACTTCCGTTTACATGAGATGTCTGAATAGGCAAATctaaagagacagaaagtagattagtgggtGCCTAGGGCTGGCGAGGGTAGGGGAAATACAGGGTGACTACGATGGGTTGCAAGGTGTCTTTGTGGGGTGATAAAACGGTCTAAGTCTGATTGCGCAGATGGTTGCATAGCTCAGTGCATATACCGGAAGCCAgtaaactgtacactttaaatgagtgaattgcaTGGTATGTGAATAATATGtcaataaatatgttatttaaaaaaaaaagaaggagaagaagaaaaaagccagGTTTCCTAACTCGTAATTCTGAGTTTTTAATACTATGcttaatattttccaatttttcaaatttacatttatacggctttaaatacttatttaagtAAGTTAAATGATGTTTAATTGccctatgttttttccttttaatgaacAAAACCAATAAAATCAAATAGTATCTATAGGTAtggattttaaaatgacatattactgaatcctcttttttaaataaattatatttatttatgtatttattattattgtttttatcctcactcaaggacatgctcattgatctttagagagaggagaaggggtagaaaaacatcgattggttgtctcttgcacgtaCCCAGAATGGGGACCCatcctgcgacccaggcatgcgccttgactgggaatcaaaccagtgacctttcagtttacagtaCAGctctccaaccaattgagccacattggccagggctgaaTCCTCATACTTAATGAAGtagtcaaaataattttcttttttatttatttatcttaatgCTCACCTGAGTATATAtgcttattgcttttagagagagaggaaaggggagagacagacagacagaaagagagagagagagaaacattgactggttgcctcccgtacatgcccccATTGGGGATttaacccataacctaggtatgcgccctgactggggatcaaacctgcaacctttttttgATATACGGGCGACATTCCAACCAACCACGCCATCTGACCAAGGGGAAAATAGTTTTCTTTGAAATAAGGTTTATAGCTAATGACTGTTTAGTACCTATTATCTCACATGACTTTTTTCACAACTCTGAGCTAGTCAGAGAAGTAAGGTATTCAGAGAAGGTGGTagtatccccattttgcagaccagaaaactgagactcaaagagtAACACATTTACTCTTAAGCCCAAGATAATACGTACAGTTCACTTACCCAGGAGTTGTAACTGTAAATCTTGTATTCTTCTACATCATCCAAAAAGAACGCATTCTATTCCTCTACTTTTTCTCTTAACTTATTGTATGTTCTAGTGCAgaacttttttctccctttcattgATACATTAAATGCCAGAGGAAAAAGTAACTTTAAGGGCAAGTAAAAATATAATCACCTTCTTTAACTCCTATTTCTGGGAAAGGGAGAGTTGGGGACATTGTCCAGTTGGGGCAAATTTATAGCACTGTTTTCTCCAAATAATTCTATGGTTACTTCCATTTCAATAAACCAATTTATGAGGAGAGAAGAACTTTTCATATCTGCTATATAAAGTCTAATTTTATTTGTTGGACATGCATATAGGTTAAAAGTCTCTGATGTGCTCTCTTCACTTACCAGGTCAGTAACTTCTTTTATTCCGTGTGGTTTTCGTTACCAAGGGTTTTGTCTAATCTAAAACATATTATGTCCTTAGTCACTATTCATTGATATGGACTGATATGGAAAGATCTCTATTTCTGGCAAACAACTTAATGCAAATCTTTATAGGTCTATGTATTCTTATAGCAGTTCCCACATTAATTTTCCTACTCCAAGGCGGAGTGGGATAAGTAACTATTATCCGAATTTCAGAAAGTAAAAAAGTAAGAAGGATTAAGAGGTACAGGCAAAAAGCAGGAATCAAGTTTTTGATGCAAACCTGAAGTCTGAGTTATAGTGCAGTACAGAGAACCCCAAACGAGGAGTTAGAAGACATGAATGTTAATCTGGATTCTGCCACTTGGTTATCTGTGTGGTTTTGTGCAAGTCATGTTACCTCTGACCATCTTTTTCCTCATCTTTGCAATGAggttgaaaatacttttttttgttgCCTTATTCCCCAAGCTTATAGTGTCTATCAATAACATATCATCTATGAAATTATAAAGGCTTATGCAAATGTAAAGTAACATATGCAcatatgtttgtatgtgtgtatatgtatgtgtgtatataaatacttAGCTACTTTCCAATATTGTTAAATTTGACTAATATTTGATGGCCTAATTCAATAAGCTACTCAATATGTATTTTAAGACATTGTGGAGTTAAAAATGAACAAGTCACAGTCTCTGACGTATAAGAAGTCACTGTTAAGAAACaaacattaaagataaataattatacaataaaggaataaataaagtgATAGAGGTATCTACCAAATTCTACTGGATTccaacaaaaaagataaatgcatCCCACccgagggagagggagaggtacCAGAGCGAATATAACTACTGGGCTGAAAGGAAGAGGTGAACTGCTCGTATTTATCTACACACATGGGCTTCACAATAAAACCCGAAGAACAACAAGATCTGTATCATGATCGGCTCTGCCTTCAATAGTTAAACTAGTACTTGACCTCTTTAGGCCTTTCTTACCACCAGTCTAAAATGAAAGGTTTAGATAGATGAACTCATAAGTCTTCCCAGCTGTAAAATCATATGATTCTATCAGTCAAACTCTGGTCACTGTACAAATACCAAGGAAGAGAACTCAAGAGAGTGATAAAATAGCCAGAGTTATCCcattaactatttttttcttggaattttaaaGTTTCAGAACAGTACTCATGTACCTAGAATAAGCTCTAGCATGGTGAAGAgtggaaattaaaatatcaagAGGTCAAGAACCAAAGAATGCTGGTGGATAGCCCGATAGTGAAGCATCCAGCTTAGCAAAGACGTTGCTTAGGCTAATAAGGAAATAGGCAGTGGACAGGAAATTACAATGTTTATACACCTATTTACTaagaaaaacttgaaataaaacCGTAACTAGACATTAAAATCTATACTTCCATAAAATGAGGTTGTTGCTGTTTGAAGTTTTGTCTTGTTAAACTACTCCTTAAAAAACTATTTGTTAAGGTCAGTTTAGGAATTATCAAGAAAAGGATCATAACTGAAATATATACACCTGAACTTGTTTCAGAAATGGGACCAAAAGTGGATATTGTCAGGTAATCTACTTCACCAAacgtttatttatttacttacctttatttttaaccaaaCGGTTATTAAACTATATTTAACAGGGTTAGTTATAAAAACACACAGTCCCAGTACTCAAGGGGTTCACTGACCCAATGTCAAGActttaaggaagaaagaataaaacccTTACCCATCAATCATATTTTCAGGAGGGTGTTTTTCATCACTTGATGTAGCTAAAATTACTTCAGCCCCTTCAGAGCTCAAACAGAGATCAACTTTTCTCATCTTAAACTGTTTAACCTGCaaataaaacagtaacaacaaaagcCACTTCTTGATTCTCTGCACTTtatgggagaaaaggaagagagagcctGTTGCCTAGCACACAGCTTAACAACCAAGCTCTTCAACAAGTGGGAGGGACTCTGTGACATGTTTATTTACCTAAGTAAACTTCAGACTTCTCCCACGAATAATCTGTAAGATATGAGTATTTCCACTACATTATTCTGCAAAACAAGACCCTGACTACTCTGACACAATTTTTCTGCTTATAAATTAAAAGTCCTCAATAATTATTTAGAAAGAGTTAATAAGCTAAGACAACATTAGAGGGCTAATTTTTGAAATTACTTAAATTGttatatttctgaaattattaaaaaatagctGGAACATAAAAACAGATTCTTTGTGGTTGTTCATCTACACATTTATCAATTGAAGtagcaaaaaatattatttatatcttAAAAGATATAATCATTATTCTTTCTTTGGAGCAGAAATGTAAGAGAGAAGATatacttttacttattttcaaattCTACATCACTCACTTGGGTCATGGGCTTAAAGACATTTATGTTGTATGgtaatattttaagtttaataGAAGCATCTGAAAGAATATTATTGAGCTCTACTACGAACCCTGGTGGGTAAGAtacaaagaagacagagaagattCTGTCAGATGTCACTCACCCTCCTCCTTGCTCTGATTATAGGGCAAAAACGAATATATAGATGCGGTGACTGGAAAAGCCGTACCTACAATGAATTAAAAGAGTGTTTGGAAAAGTGAGGAAGGTTTCCAATACCCTTCACACCCTGACTTcaatctaacatttaaaaaaatgaaactatttcaaataaacaaacaacaaagcacagagaacattatatatcaatatattaaaCAACTATGTACCACAGCCttgatttaataaatgttatttttgccacatttacttaaaaatttattattgttttttattttttaaaatatataacatcatatatttgggtattttttacattaacatTTTGAGACATATGAGGTctcaaaaaatctaaaattatcttctggagggcggccCCTGGTAGCACAGGCCCCCCCCACTAGGTGGGTGCTCTAGGAGCCCGTCtgtgtcagtgcaccagctggcattgtgggAAGCTGTGTTgggcttcagggaatttttttaaaagacttaacgCATTTGCaaatttcatgatgggtgatttacaagtgcacctgcccaaactgcactgagtgttcagcagtttttgaccaaaaatggcatgacccctgggtcccaccctccctactcatcCAATCTTGCCCCGCCCTGAgtggcttttttttgtttccctggaggaAAAGACTCCTTAAAGGGAATATTTTGCCatgtggaaaagaagaaacaaacaatagaagaactaaaaggtatcaaaattgacaagttcaaaaactgttttgagcaatggaaaaaaaaaatccccgaTAGTGTATTGCAGCAATACACGTATTGAGGTTAAATAGCATATCGTATGTTTATGGGCTATTCAGGCCTCTtcctatgttttgttttttcttatctttGACTCATTTTTATACTGggttgctttaaaattttttttctgcccaTTTCTTTTTGATCTGTAgatatttcagaaatgaaatattcTGGATAGAAATCCTTTCttatgtgttgtaaatattttctactctgtggtatgatttttctttgtaactttgtgttttgtgttgAGTTCCCCCATacatactttcttttttgttactgAACAATAACAAACATATAGAAAAGCAcacagacttccggccaagatggaggcataggtacatacactttgcttccttgcacaaccaaaaggacaacaacaaatttaaaaacaaaaaactgccagaaaatcaaactgtatgaaagtctgaaaactaaggagttaaagaagaaacattcacctggAGTGCTGGAGTTAGCACACAGATAAAGATAACTAATAAATCTATTAGAGAATTTAGTGAAAATATGGACAAATGGGTGAACAGAAAGGGGATTTtaacagagaaatagaaacactaaaaaaggaacaaaataggaattctagaactgaaagatacaatacctgaaataaaaattttattagttGGGTTTAATATCAAACTGGACCCAGCATATGAAAGGGTTAGTGAATTTAAAGATGGCCAATTGAAATGATCTAACATGAAAGCAgtataaatgaaaagaacagaacagagtaCCAGAAACCAGAGACACACTATCAGAGAAACTATTCTGAAACACATGTAATAGGagtcccagaaggaaaagagatagAGAATATTGTAGAAGAAAATCTGAAGAGCTACGGCAGAATTTTTTCCAAAACCTGTGAAGGACATAAGCCCACAAATTAAGAAGTTCATAAACCCTAAATTGGGTAAATACAAAGAATATTCCACCTA
This DNA window, taken from Desmodus rotundus isolate HL8 chromosome 3, HLdesRot8A.1, whole genome shotgun sequence, encodes the following:
- the IFT25 gene encoding intraflagellar transport protein 25 homolog isoform X3, which encodes MRKVDLCLSSEGAEVILATSSDEKHPPENMIDGNPETFWTTTGMFPQEFIICFHKHIKIEKLIIRSYFVRTLRIEKSTSNEPVDFEQWIDRDLVHTEGQLQNEEIMPPLLFLQSQAQQRKNRDK
- the IFT25 gene encoding intraflagellar transport protein 25 homolog isoform X2 — translated: MRKVDLCLSSEGAEVILATSSDEKHPPENMIDGNPETFWTTTGMFPQEFIICFHKHIKIEKLIIRSYFVRTLRIEKSTSNEPVDFEQWIDRDLVHTEGQLQNEEIMAHDGHTTYLRFIITSAFDHFAAVYSISAEGTAVSNLS
- the IFT25 gene encoding intraflagellar transport protein 25 homolog isoform X1 → MRKVDLCLSSEGAEVILATSSDEKHPPENMIDGNPETFWTTTGMFPQEFIICFHKHIKIEKLIIRSYFVRTLRIEKSTSNEPVDFEQWIDRDLVHTEGQLQNEEIMIFQWLPVTFRINPMLLSMAHQVLSELVHLSSLPPAFCSSEPPLLFLQSQAQQRKNRDK